One genomic window of Polyangium aurulentum includes the following:
- a CDS encoding PAS domain S-box protein — translation MAGLPGSQASCYAAKLGCVGTLGAARQTMVDKRTESFLSAWSACPDPACALAEGGRIICANAAWETLIGRARGAIVDLASPDNREELARHIRHLDAGRAVSFEAHLSTARGEARAFSLRAWHAADGPVLIAVARSEADIEGAWRSQRILDGAPTYVVVLDAKGDVLDMNRTMLEATGYTRDEVTGRAYMPMFVPADEHGKLVAVLEEEVRTGQHQVSENHVLTRDGQKILVEWHGKTLLDAQGKPEYAYGVGFEVGERQRMRRALLRSEQRLALNFHQAPIGMIEWTTDFRVTDWNPVAERVFGYSRDEMLGRPGDILVPEPIRPMIMDIWTNILATTGGQHSINENITKDGRVIMCEWHNAPLVDEAGEVVGVASLIADVTERHRAETELRERERAQAVTIEQLSAPVIDVWEGILALPVIGAVDEARAARMTESLLLAIVQGGAAFTIVDLTGVTAMDAATAAHITNMVRAAGLLGTRCLISGIRPAMARSLVELDATLGVETFGTLRAALRRAIEASVARRRR, via the coding sequence ATGGCAGGCTTGCCCGGCTCGCAAGCGTCTTGTTATGCTGCGAAGCTCGGATGCGTCGGCACTCTCGGCGCAGCACGACAAACCATGGTCGACAAGCGCACCGAAAGCTTCCTCTCCGCCTGGTCCGCCTGCCCCGATCCCGCCTGCGCCCTCGCCGAGGGCGGGCGTATCATCTGCGCCAACGCGGCCTGGGAAACGCTGATCGGGCGCGCGCGCGGCGCCATCGTCGACCTCGCCTCCCCCGACAACCGAGAGGAGCTGGCGCGCCACATTCGCCATCTCGACGCCGGCCGCGCGGTGAGCTTCGAAGCGCACCTGTCGACGGCGCGCGGCGAGGCGCGGGCGTTTTCACTGCGCGCCTGGCACGCCGCAGATGGGCCCGTGCTCATCGCCGTCGCGCGCTCGGAGGCCGACATCGAGGGGGCTTGGCGCAGCCAGCGGATCCTGGACGGCGCGCCCACCTACGTGGTCGTCCTGGATGCGAAGGGCGACGTCCTCGACATGAACCGCACGATGCTCGAGGCGACGGGCTATACGCGCGACGAGGTCACCGGACGCGCATACATGCCGATGTTCGTGCCGGCCGACGAGCACGGAAAGCTCGTCGCTGTGCTGGAAGAGGAGGTGCGCACCGGCCAGCACCAGGTCAGCGAGAACCACGTGCTCACCAGGGACGGCCAGAAAATCCTCGTGGAGTGGCACGGCAAAACGCTCTTGGACGCCCAGGGAAAACCCGAGTACGCGTATGGGGTCGGATTCGAGGTGGGCGAGCGCCAGCGCATGCGGCGCGCGCTCTTGCGATCGGAGCAGCGGCTCGCGCTGAACTTCCACCAGGCCCCGATCGGCATGATCGAGTGGACCACCGACTTTCGCGTCACCGATTGGAACCCCGTCGCGGAGCGCGTCTTCGGGTATTCGCGCGACGAGATGCTCGGCAGGCCCGGCGACATCCTCGTCCCCGAGCCGATACGCCCGATGATCATGGACATCTGGACGAACATCCTGGCCACCACGGGCGGCCAGCACAGCATCAACGAGAACATCACCAAGGACGGCCGCGTCATCATGTGCGAATGGCACAACGCGCCCCTCGTCGACGAAGCGGGGGAGGTCGTCGGCGTCGCCTCGCTCATCGCCGACGTGACCGAGCGCCACCGCGCCGAAACGGAGCTGCGCGAGCGCGAGCGCGCGCAGGCAGTCACCATCGAGCAGCTCTCGGCGCCGGTCATCGACGTGTGGGAAGGAATCCTCGCCCTGCCCGTCATTGGCGCCGTCGACGAGGCCCGCGCCGCGCGCATGACCGAGAGCCTGCTCCTCGCCATCGTTCAGGGCGGCGCCGCGTTCACCATCGTCGATCTCACGGGCGTGACGGCCATGGACGCGGCGACCGCCGCGCATATCACCAACATGGTGCGCGCCGCGGGGCTGCTCGGGACGCGGTGCCTCATCTCGGGCATTCGCCCCGCGATGGCGCGCTCGCTGGTCGAGCTCGACGCGACCCTCGGCGTCGAGACCTTCGGGACCTTGCGCGCGGCGCTCCGGCGCGCAATCGAGGCGTCGGTCGCGCGCCGGCGCAGATAG
- a CDS encoding hybrid sensor histidine kinase/response regulator has protein sequence MSAPARPELFARLLTLTERLSGEHELTRIALVVMDEAVDLLGAKLGAFWKVAPDGAVELVRGVGYPEGALEKLDRMLISTRAPLTDAIREGAAVWLRSREEFAALYPELEPRTRGLAGVSTIIAACLPLVASGHTLGALSFSFEGSDRLDEEDRQLLLALTRHCALAIERAMLFERTQRTAHRIARLQRVTAALAGAVTEDEVVEVLVREAIEALGARSGCVMIPTEDGKWLEVRSTFGYPEHFIKNSTRYSVDANLVTTEVYRTAKVVVMDDLDSYLARRTSTAESVRGLGDQSFLYIPLVVGERVLGVLGLSARQPRAFGHEESEFIEAVARQCALALDRAALLSREQRARAEAEAGSRAKDEFLAMLGHELRNPLSPILTALHLMRLRGGDALLKERTIIERQVQHLVRLVDDLLDVSRITRGKVELERRPVEIGAVVAKAIEMASPLLEARKHRLSVEVAPEGLLVDGDEHRLAQVLGNLLTNAAKYTDPGGDVSVSASCIDGEVVVRVKDSGMGISAELLPRVFELFVQGQRALDRSEGGLGLGLAIVRSLVEMHGGRVSASSEGHGKGSEMVVRLPAIARAQAELEPDRAHVEEVHTALCARRVLVVDDNRDAAETLAELLRAFGHAVQVALDGPSALAIAATLDPEVALLDIGLPVMDGYELAGRLSRERARRPYLVALTGYGQECDRLRARQAGFDEHLVKPVEFARVVEVIDRMNEREL, from the coding sequence ATGAGCGCGCCCGCCCGCCCCGAGCTCTTCGCTCGGCTCCTCACGCTCACCGAGCGGCTGTCCGGCGAGCACGAGCTGACGCGCATCGCCCTCGTCGTGATGGACGAGGCCGTCGATCTCCTCGGCGCGAAGCTCGGCGCTTTCTGGAAGGTCGCGCCCGACGGCGCGGTCGAGCTCGTCCGCGGCGTCGGCTATCCGGAGGGCGCGCTCGAGAAGCTCGACCGGATGCTGATCTCCACCCGCGCCCCTCTCACGGACGCGATTCGCGAAGGCGCCGCGGTATGGCTGCGATCGCGCGAGGAGTTCGCCGCGCTTTATCCCGAGCTCGAGCCCCGGACGCGAGGCCTCGCGGGGGTATCGACGATCATCGCCGCGTGCCTGCCGCTCGTCGCGTCGGGGCACACCCTCGGCGCGCTGTCGTTCTCGTTCGAGGGGAGCGACCGGCTGGACGAGGAAGATCGGCAGCTTCTGCTCGCCCTCACGCGGCATTGCGCGCTCGCCATCGAGCGGGCGATGCTCTTCGAGCGGACCCAGCGGACGGCTCATCGCATTGCGCGGCTGCAGCGGGTGACGGCGGCGCTCGCCGGCGCGGTCACGGAGGACGAGGTCGTGGAGGTCCTCGTGCGCGAGGCCATCGAGGCGCTCGGCGCGCGCAGCGGCTGCGTCATGATCCCGACCGAGGATGGGAAATGGCTCGAGGTCCGCAGCACGTTCGGCTACCCCGAGCATTTCATCAAGAACTCCACGCGGTATTCCGTGGACGCCAACCTGGTCACCACCGAGGTTTACCGCACGGCGAAGGTCGTCGTCATGGATGACCTCGACAGCTACCTCGCGCGCCGGACGTCCACGGCCGAGAGCGTGCGAGGGCTCGGCGACCAGTCGTTCCTGTACATTCCGCTCGTCGTGGGCGAGCGGGTGCTCGGCGTCCTCGGCCTGTCCGCGCGCCAGCCGCGGGCGTTCGGGCACGAGGAGAGCGAGTTCATCGAGGCCGTCGCGCGGCAATGCGCCCTCGCGCTCGATCGCGCCGCGCTCCTGTCGCGCGAGCAGCGGGCCCGCGCCGAGGCCGAGGCGGGCAGCAGGGCCAAGGACGAGTTTCTGGCGATGCTGGGCCACGAGCTCAGAAACCCGCTATCGCCCATCCTGACCGCCCTGCACCTCATGCGCCTGCGCGGCGGCGACGCGCTCTTGAAGGAGCGGACCATCATCGAGCGGCAGGTGCAGCACCTGGTCCGCCTCGTCGACGATCTGCTCGACGTCTCGCGCATCACGCGGGGAAAGGTCGAGCTCGAGCGGCGGCCCGTCGAGATCGGCGCGGTGGTCGCGAAGGCCATCGAGATGGCGAGCCCGCTCCTCGAGGCCCGAAAGCACAGGCTGTCGGTCGAGGTGGCCCCCGAGGGGCTGCTCGTCGACGGCGACGAGCACAGGCTCGCCCAGGTCCTCGGTAACCTTTTGACGAACGCAGCCAAGTACACCGATCCGGGCGGCGACGTCTCGGTATCGGCGTCCTGCATCGACGGCGAGGTGGTGGTTCGCGTCAAAGACAGCGGCATGGGCATCAGCGCCGAGCTTTTGCCGAGGGTCTTCGAGCTGTTCGTGCAGGGCCAGCGCGCGCTCGATCGATCCGAGGGGGGCTTGGGCCTCGGGCTCGCCATCGTGCGCAGCCTCGTCGAGATGCACGGCGGCCGTGTCAGCGCATCGAGCGAAGGGCACGGCAAGGGCAGCGAGATGGTGGTGCGATTGCCGGCAATCGCGCGCGCGCAGGCAGAGCTCGAGCCGGATCGCGCGCATGTCGAGGAGGTCCACACCGCCCTCTGCGCTCGCCGCGTGCTCGTGGTCGATGACAACCGCGACGCTGCCGAGACGCTCGCCGAGCTGCTCCGGGCGTTCGGCCACGCCGTGCAGGTCGCCCTCGACGGCCCGAGCGCGCTCGCCATCGCGGCCACGCTCGATCCCGAAGTCGCGCTGCTCGACATCGGCCTGCCGGTGATGGACGGCTACGAGCTGGCGGGGCGGCTTTCGCGCGAGCGCGCGCGGCGGCCCTATCTCGTCGCGCTCACGGGCTATGGCCAGGAGTGCGACAGGCTCCGGGCACGTCAGGCGGGCTTCGACGAGCATCTCGTCAAGCCCGTCGAGTTTGCGCGGGTGGTCGAGGTCATCGACCGCATGAACGAGCGTGAGCTCTGA
- a CDS encoding SDR family NAD(P)-dependent oxidoreductase — translation MQAVKEMEEESKTRAAARPAPLTEADVRAAIEVLEAIALDRSALAAIDRDTRVQLLEAAGRVSRPDRAAQRKLAKAMRKKDRLGVKAQEAALLDATGIRAGRRAPVFATPPTGLGHAPALPETAKAMPEGAELPAPRKCYVCKEEFRRLHFFYDQLCPPCAELNYRKRTQSADLRGRVALVTGGRVKIGYQAAILLLRAGARVVVSTRFPHDAALRYARESDYEAWADRLEIHGLDLRLTPSVERFARLLEERLPRLDFILHNACQTVRRPPGFYAHLVDLETAPISALPEVARPLVAGHHDARRALRERSGHAELPAGHRALAAPEPVLDTALLSQIPLTAEDHALHGRVELFPAGALDQDLQQVDLRDRNSWRLPLAEVPTIELLEVHLVNAIAPFVLSSKLKPLMMRHPSRDKHIVNVSAMEGQFYREHKTDKHPHTNMAKAALNMLTRTSAQDYVGDGIHMNSVDTGWVTDEDPAEIAARKQEVHGFHPPLDIVDGAARICDPIFSGLLTGEHAWGQFFKDYRPTAW, via the coding sequence ATGCAAGCCGTGAAGGAAATGGAAGAGGAGAGCAAAACCAGGGCGGCAGCCCGGCCGGCTCCCCTCACCGAGGCCGACGTCCGTGCGGCGATCGAGGTGCTCGAGGCGATCGCCCTCGATCGGAGCGCCCTCGCAGCGATCGATCGCGACACGCGCGTGCAGCTCCTCGAGGCGGCGGGCCGCGTTTCGCGCCCGGATCGGGCCGCGCAGCGCAAGCTCGCCAAGGCGATGCGCAAGAAGGATCGCCTCGGCGTCAAGGCCCAGGAGGCGGCCCTGCTCGACGCGACGGGCATCCGGGCAGGGCGACGCGCGCCGGTCTTCGCTACGCCGCCGACCGGGCTCGGCCATGCGCCTGCGCTCCCGGAGACGGCCAAAGCGATGCCCGAGGGCGCCGAGCTGCCCGCGCCGCGCAAGTGCTACGTCTGCAAGGAGGAGTTCCGCCGCCTCCATTTCTTCTACGATCAGCTCTGCCCTCCCTGCGCCGAGCTCAACTATCGCAAGCGCACGCAGTCGGCCGATCTGCGCGGCAGGGTCGCGCTCGTCACCGGCGGGCGCGTCAAGATTGGCTACCAGGCGGCGATCCTCCTGCTCCGCGCGGGCGCGCGCGTCGTCGTCAGCACGCGTTTTCCGCACGACGCGGCCCTGCGCTATGCGCGCGAGAGCGATTACGAGGCCTGGGCGGACAGGCTCGAGATCCACGGGCTCGATCTGCGCCTCACGCCGAGCGTCGAGCGCTTCGCCCGCCTGCTCGAGGAGCGCCTGCCGCGCCTCGATTTCATCCTCCACAACGCCTGCCAGACCGTGCGCCGGCCGCCCGGCTTCTACGCGCACCTCGTCGATCTCGAGACCGCGCCCATCTCCGCATTGCCCGAGGTCGCGCGGCCCCTCGTCGCAGGCCATCACGACGCGCGCCGCGCGCTGCGCGAGCGATCCGGGCACGCGGAGCTGCCTGCGGGCCATCGCGCGCTCGCGGCCCCCGAGCCCGTGCTCGACACGGCGCTGCTCTCGCAAATCCCGCTCACGGCCGAGGATCACGCGCTGCACGGGCGGGTCGAGCTGTTCCCCGCCGGCGCGCTCGATCAGGATCTGCAGCAGGTGGATCTGCGCGACAGAAATAGCTGGCGCCTGCCGCTCGCGGAGGTGCCGACGATCGAGCTGCTCGAGGTGCACCTCGTCAACGCCATCGCGCCCTTCGTGCTGAGCAGCAAGCTCAAGCCCCTCATGATGCGCCACCCGAGCCGCGACAAGCATATCGTCAACGTGTCGGCGATGGAGGGGCAGTTCTACCGCGAGCACAAGACGGACAAACACCCGCACACCAACATGGCGAAAGCCGCGCTCAACATGCTCACGCGCACCTCGGCGCAGGACTACGTGGGCGACGGCATCCACATGAACAGCGTCGATACGGGCTGGGTGACCGACGAGGATCCGGCCGAGATCGCTGCGCGCAAGCAGGAGGTGCACGGCTTCCACCCGCCCCTCGACATCGTCGACGGCGCCGCGCGCATCTGCGATCCGATCTTCTCGGGCCTGCTCACGGGGGAGCACGCCTGGGGACAGTTTTTCAAGGATTATCGGCCGACGGCCTGGTGA
- a CDS encoding DUF1992 domain-containing protein — MRPKDFSVLVEARIQEAAARGAFDDLPGKGKPLPRDTLEGLASEERMAALIHRSAGSAPEEVELIREIAELREALAAAQAPAEKKRIEAELQKKTTRLTILFEASGRNVLVHSPLTEPR; from the coding sequence ATGCGACCCAAGGACTTCAGCGTGCTCGTGGAGGCGAGGATCCAGGAGGCGGCCGCGCGCGGCGCATTCGACGACCTGCCCGGCAAGGGCAAGCCCCTGCCAAGAGACACGCTCGAGGGCCTGGCCTCCGAGGAGCGCATGGCGGCCCTCATCCACCGCAGCGCCGGCAGCGCGCCCGAGGAGGTCGAGCTCATCCGCGAGATCGCCGAGCTGCGAGAGGCGCTCGCCGCCGCGCAAGCCCCCGCGGAGAAAAAGCGCATCGAGGCCGAGCTGCAGAAAAAGACCACGCGCCTCACCATCCTGTTCGAGGCGTCGGGCCGTAACGTGCTCGTGCACAGCCCTCTCACCGAGCCGCGGTGA